One Callospermophilus lateralis isolate mCalLat2 chromosome 6, mCalLat2.hap1, whole genome shotgun sequence genomic region harbors:
- the Polr1c gene encoding DNA-directed RNA polymerases I and III subunit RPAC1, whose product MAAAQAVEEMRSRVVLGEFGVRNVHTTDFPGNYAGYDDAWDQDRFEKNFRVDVVHMDENSLEFDMVGIDAAIANAFRRILLAEVPTMAVEKVLVYNNTSIVQDEILAHRLGLIPILADPRLFEYRNQGDEEGTEIDTLQFRLQVRCTRNPHAAKDSSDPNELYVNHKVYTRHMTWVPLGNQADVFPEGTIRPVHDDILIAQLRPGQEIDLLMHCVKGIGKDHAKFSPVATASYRLLPDITLLEPVEGEAAEELSQCFSPGVIEVQEVQGKKVARVANPRLDTFSREIFRNEKLKKVVRLARVRDHYIFSVESTGVLPPDVLVSEAIKVLMGKCRRFLDELDAVQMD is encoded by the exons ATGGCGGCTGCCCAGGCGGTAGAGGAGATGCGGAGTCGTGTGGTTTTAGGGGAGTTTGGGGTTCGTAAT GTTCATACCACTGACTTTCCTGGTAACTATGCCGGCTATGATGATGCCTGGGATCAGGACCGTTTCGAGAAG AATTTCCGTGTGGATGTGGTACACATGGATGAAAACTCACTGGAGTTCGACATGGTGGGAATTGATGCAGCCATTGCCAATGCTTTTAGAAGAATTCTTTTAGCTGAG GTACCAACAATGGCTGTGGAAAAAGTCCTCGTATACAACAACACGtccattgttcaggatgagatcCTTGCACACCGCCTGGGGCTCATTCCCATTCTTGCTGATCCTCGTCTTTTTGAATATCGGAAccaag GAgatgaagaaggcacagagatagACACACTGCAATTTCGGCTCCAGGTCAGATGTACCCGGAATCCCCACGCTGCTAAAGATTCCTCTGACCCCAATGAACTCTATGTGAACCACAAAG TATATACCAGGCATATGACATGGGTCCCCTTGGGGAACCAGGCTGACGTCTTTCCAGAAGGCACTATCCGCCCAGTACATGATGATATCCTCATTGCTCAGCTGCGGCCTGGCCAGGAGATTGATCTGCTAATGCACTGTGTCAAGGGCATTG GAAAAGATCATGCCAAATTTTCACCAGTGGCAACAGCTAGTTACAGGCTTCTGCCAGACATCACTCTACTTGAACCTGTGGAAGGGGAGGCAGCTGAGGAACTGAGCCAGTGCTTTTCACCTGGTGTTATTGAAGTACAAGAAGTGCAAG GTAAAAAGGTGGCCAGAGTTGCCAATCCCCGGCTGGATACCTTTAGCAGGGAAATCTTTCGGAATGAGAAGCTGAAGAAGGTTGTGCGGCTTGCCCGTGTTCGAGATCATTACATTT TTTCTGTAGAGTCAACTGGAGTGTTGCCACCAGATGTGCTAGTGAGTGAAGCTATCAAAGTATTGATGGGCAAGTGCCGGCGCTTCTTGGATGAACTAGATGCAGTTCAGATGGACTGA